ATGGCCCGGGCCTTGTCGATCCCGACGACCGGCAAGCCCTACCGCCATCAATACCGGATGCTCCATAAGGACGGTCGCCGACTCGTCGTCCGGGACGAGGGCCGATGCATCAAGGATGGATCCGGGAAGGTCACGCAGCTCGTCGGCTTCGTCACCGACATCACCGATCAGGTCCGGACCGAGGAGCTCTGGCGCGAGCGAGAGTCCACCCTGCTCAATTTCTTCGACGGCGCGCCGGCGTGCCTGTTCGTGACCGAGCTGCTCGACGACGACGTCAGGATCCTCTCGGCCAATCCGGCGGCGATCGTCCTCATGGGACGCCCCGAGGCGGAGATCCTCGACCACACCATGGGCCAGCTGGGCTACCCGCGGGCGGAGATCGACCTCTGGATCGGTCGGTATCGCGAATGCCTGGAAACCGGCCGGCCGGCGACCTACGAGCTCGCCCACGAGGCCCCGTCGGGCCCGAGATCCTTCAGCGCCACGCTCGCCCCGATCGCCGGCCTTCCGTCGGGGCGACCTCGGTTCGGCTTCATCGGCGAGGACGTCACCGCCCGCAAGCGGGTCGAGGAGGAGCTTCGAGCCGCCGCCCGCGAGCGCCAGCAGATGATGGACGCGATCCCCGACATCCTCTACGTCCTCGACCGCGACGGCCGACTCGCGAGCTGGAACCTCAGCCTGGAACGCGCCACCGGATGGACGCCGGAAGAGCTCCGGGGTCGACCGGCCGCCGACTTCTTCCGGCATGACGTCGGCGCGAGGATCGCCGAGGGGATCGCGCTCGAGGGGTTGCAGGGCCGAGCGGCGGTCGATGCGACGCTGGTCGGTCGGAATGAGGCGACGGCCCCCTATCATTTCGTCAGCGCCCCGCTGCGGGACGACGCGGGTCGCGTGGTCGGGCTGGCCGGCGTCGGCCGAGACATCAGGGAGCGGCTGGCGCTGGAAGCGGCCCTGCGCGAGCAGGCCGAGGCCGTCGACACGATCAATCGGTTGGGCCTCGCCCTGTTGGGAGAATACGATCCGGCGAGGCTCGCAGGGTCGATCTGCGACGCGGCGATCCTGCTTTCCGGGGCCCGATCAGGCTCCTTCGTCCCGTTGTTCGACGACGGGAACGATGCCGATCCGACCGCCTTATGGCCGCCCTTCCACAGCGAAAATGCGCCCCCCCAGGCCCGCCGGCGTCCCGGGCCGTTGCACCCTGCGATGTGCGGGCCGGAGCCCATCCGCGTGGACGACGTCGACGCCGACGCGCGATTCCGCGACCTGGCCGCGGGGCTCGATTTCCTCGGCGGCCCGCCGCCCGCCAGCCTCCTGGTGGTCCCGGTCAAGGCCCGCAGCGGCGCGGTCCTCGGGGAGATCGTCCTGGCCCACGACCTCCCCTCGGCGTTCGGCGAGCGGGCCGAACGCCTGGTCTGCGGCCTGGCCGCCCAGGCCGCGGTCGCCCTGGACAACGCCCGCCTGGTGGAGAGCCTGCAGCGGAGTCGCGACTGGGCGGAGTCGGCTTACGACCAGACGATCGTGGGATGGGCGCTCGCCCTGGACCTGCGCGACCACGAGACCGAAGGACACAGCCGTCGCGTCACCGAGCTGACCGTCCGACTGGCCCGGGCCCTCGGGATGTCGGACGAGGAGCTGGTCCACGTCCGCCGCGGGGCGCTGCTGCACGACATCGGCAAGATGGGCGTCCCCGACCGGATCCTCCTGAAGCCCGTCCCCCTGGACGAGGCCGAGTGGGAGATCATGAAGCGTCACCCGACCTACGCCTACGAGATGCTCCGGCCGATCGCGTTCCTGGGGCGGGCGCTCGACATCCCGTACGGCCACCACGAGCGTTGGGACGGCGCCGGTTACCCGCGGGGGCTCCGGGAGCTTCAGATCCCCCTGGCGGCGCGGATCTTCGCCGCCGTGGACGTCTACGACGCCCTGACCCACGATCGTCCCTATCGAGAGGCCTGGCCGCCAGACCGCGCCCTCGGACACATCCGATCGCTCGCGGGGACGCACCTGGATCCCCAGGTCGTGGCGGCCTTCCCGCGCGTCGTCGGCGGGCGCGTCGACCCAGGCGAGCCGTCCGGGCGGGCCTCCGGGGACTCTCGCCCCCATAGTCGCTTCCAAACGTACCCGGCGGCGCCGGCGTCACGGGCTTGAGTCCGATTCGAGTCCAATCCTGACGCGACCTCGGCGGCGACGATCGGCCCGTCGACCCCGACCCGGATCGCGGGCCTGTCGTCGCGAGGCGCTGGGACGAGCGGGAGGAGATCCTCCCGAAGCCCGCCGACCGAGCCTGCACGCGATGTCGGTGAGGCGCCTCAGTACCGTCGATTCTTCACGCCGGCTCATTCTCCACACGATCTCACATCCCGTCGGGACGCCCTGAAAGAGTTCCTGGGCGTGCTGAATTCGAACTGGGAGTGGAGCTTCCTGTACTACGGCGTGTTGACGGATTGGGCGAGCTTCCGGACGTGGATGAAGCCGAAAACGAGCCGGGCGACGCCGAGGTAGACGTCCTTCAGCCTCTCATACCTCGTGGCGAAGCGGCGGAACTGCTTCGCCTTCGAGAAGGCCCGCCCGACTCGGTTGCGCTGCTTGTAGATCTCGCGCATCTCGTCGTCCCAGGGCCAGGGCTCCTTGCGGTTGCTCCGGTTCGGGACCACCGGCAGGGCGTCGAGGTCGTCCAGGATCACGTCGCTGACCGCGTCGGAGTCGGACCCCTTGTCGCCCAGGACCTCGCGGACGACGCCGACCGCGTCGCGGGCCCCGATCAGGACGGCCTCCGCCAGCGGGGCGTCGTTCCTCTGGCCCTCGGCGACGTCGAGGGCCACGACGCCGTCCTCGTCGCGGTTGACGGCGATCACCTTCGAGAAGCCGCCCCGCGACCGACCCGGGGCCCGGGGCCCGCGTCGCGGCGGCCCCTCTTCGCGCCGCGCCCCGGCGGCGCGCCGAGGGCCCGGACGACCGTCGAGTCGATCATCAGGCACCGGGCTTGGGGCGTCTCGCGGAGCCGACGCCCGGATGCATCGCCCATGGATCCTCCTCGGACGCCCGGACTCATTCGAGCGCCCGTGCTACAGTGGCGCCTCTGGAAATCCGACCGGTCGTCGCCCCGATCCCGAGGCCGCGACGACGAGGACGGGCGACGACTCGCCTGCGTAACGCCGACGTCGCTCCCGCCCCCGTGGGTCATCTCGGCGGCGATCCGCTCCTCGAGGCCGTGTCATCCGCAAGGGAATCGTCCGATGAAACAGCTGATCGCCTTCGTCGCACTCGGGCTCGCACTCGTCGGGCGGACATGGGCCGCGGAGGGCCCGGGGCCGGTCGTCGTCCGAGACTGCTCGGTCCTGGACGTCGCCAAGGGCATGATGCTCCCGCGGCGCACCGTGGTGCTCGCCGGCGGACTGATCCGAGCGATCGGCACGCCCGAGGCGCCGGTCGAGGAGCCGGCGGGGGCTTCGACGATCGAGGCCCGGGGGAAGTACCTGATCCCCGGCCTCATCGACGCCCACGTCCACCTGGTGCAGGTCCTGGCCTCGGCCCACGTCACGGGCGACGAGGTCCTGCCGCTGTTCCTGGCCGCGGGCGTGACGTCCGTCCGCGACGTCGGCGACGAGGTCGTGCCCGAGACCCTGGTCGCCCGGTTCGCGGCCGCGCATCCCGAGAGCTGCCCCCGCGTCTTCACCTGCAGCCCCCTGATCGACAAGGACCCTCCGTTCCACGACTACGAGTCGCCCGCGATGATCTTCGGCCGGGCCTTGACCGACCCCGCGAAGGTGCCCGGGTTCGTCGAGGACGTGGCGGCGTGGGGCGTGACGTCGCTCAAGATCTACGTCGGGACGCCGAGGCCGATCGGCCGCCTCGTGATCGCCGAGGGCCACAGGCGCGGCCTGAAGGTCATCGGCCACCTGGGCGCGTATTCGGCGCAGGACGCCGTCGCCGACGGGATCGACGGGCTCGAACACATCTGGGGGGTCTGGGACTTCATCATCCCGCCCGAGGAGCGGAGCCGGCCGGACTCCCGCTCGACCCTCGACCTCCACAACCCGACGGCGAAGGCGCTGATCGCGGAGCTGGCCCGGCGCGGGACGACGGTCGACCCGACGCTCGTCGTGTTCCGCAACATGCTCCTGCTCAACGACCGCCCGGAGGTCCGCGACCACCCCGACAACGCAGTCGCGCCGGCGCGACTGCTCCGGTTCTGGGAGGAGGACGTGAAGCGGATCGGCCTCCGCCCCGAGACGCTCCTCGCACGCCGCGGGGAGTTCGCGAAGTACCGGGAGCTGACCGGCGTCCTGCATCGCGCCGGGGTCACGCTCCTGGCGGGGACCGACGCCCCCGAGCCGTACTGCCCGCCGGGCCGGTCGCTCCATCAGGAGCTGGAGCTGCTCGTCGAGTCGGGCCTCCCGCCCGCCGCGGCGATCCGCTGCGCCACGCTGAACAACGCCGAGGCGCTGGGCCAGGCCCATCGACTCGGCTCCGTCGAGCCGGGCAAGGCCGCCGACCTGATCCTCCTGGACGCGGATCCGCTCGACCGGATCGCGAACACGCGGGCGATCGCGAAGGTCTTCCACGGCGGCGTCGCCGTCGATCGGGCCGCGATCCTGAAGCTCGTGCCGAAGGAGTGAGGCGGACGGGGCGATCTGAAGGGCGCGACGAGTCGCGCGAGTCCGGGTTGGTCCAAAGGGTCGACTCCCCTTGCCGAGGCGTGAACCTCCGGCGGACGGCCCGCGTGGATCGCCTCGGCATTCGATACCTTCAGAGGCCGGCGAGCCCTCGTCGCGGGCCCACGGAGGCGGGCCTGGGGCCGGCCCAGACGAGATCCCGAGACCCGCAGATTGGCTTTCTCCGTCGAAGCCCGAGATCGACGATGATGCGTTTCGGGTGAGCGAGCCTCCGAGGCGGACGGCCGGACTGCGAGATCAGCCCTCGTCGCAGGCCAGCCGTTCGGGCCTTCATTCAACGGTTATCGTATCGGGTGACATTCGTGCGGCTCGCTTGACAATTAGGCTTAATTCCACCAGAGTGCACGAACGTCAAGGTTGTTCCTTGGGCGAGGAAGCCCCCTGGTAGAGGAACTCTCGTTTGGAAGGGAACGCGGATTTCCACGGAGCTCGTCCATGGCGACCAATTGAGCGCGCAGGCGGAGAATCGCTGGGCGCAGCCGCCGGCAACGAGCTAGGGGAGCTGGTGGACGGAGAGGGTGCAGAGCCGGTTCCTGCCAGGAGCCGGCTGACGGAGCTTGTAGGCGTCCCGGATACGGCGTTGATGGTCAAGGGCTTGAAGAAGTCGCCTGATGAATAATCAGCGTCGTGCCCGGCTCGGCGAGAACGCCGGAGGTCAAGGAGTGAATCTACGGGCAAGAGTCGGCAGGCCGGCTGCAGGGGCCTGATCGCGGCACCTAGAGTCCGATGTGTGAAGGATGGAGGGATGGGCGCACCTTTTCATGACGACGACGTCGCAGGAGCTGAGTCGCTCTTGCGGGCTATGAGCGAGATAGGGCCGCCGATCATCGACGTGCGTGAGGCGTTGACCGCGTCGCTCCTGAGCGGCGTCGCCGGCGAGCCGATGGCTAGGCTCACGCCGCGGAACGCCGAACTCCGCTATCGGACGCTGGTCGAGCAAATCCCGGCCGTGACTTTCATGGCATCGCTCGACGGCAGCGACAACGAACTCTACGTAAGCCCACAGATCGAGTCGATGCTGGGTTTCACGCAGCAGGAATGGCTTGCGAATCCGGTCCTCTGGTACCAGCAACTCCATCCAGACGATCGCGACCGATGGCAGGAGGGCTTCGCGCTCACTTGTTCCACGGGCCAGCCGTTCCGCGCGGAATATCGCTTCCTCTCGCGGACAGGCGCCATCGTATGGGTGGCGGGCGAGGCCAGGGTGGTGCGAGACGAGGAGGGACGGCCGCTCTTCCTTCACGGTATCGCCTTCGACATCACCACGCATAAGAAGGCCGAGGCAACGCTGGTCCAGTCGCATGAGGCGCTGGAAGAGAGCGTCCGCGAGCGGACGGCTCAATTGGTGCGGATCAACGACTCGCTCCGGGCCGAGATGGCCGAGCGTGCGCGTGCCGAGGCTCAAGTCAGGGAGCAAGCGACCCTGATCGACGAGGCGTCCGACGCCATCTTGGTCCACGACCTAGAGGGCCGGATCCTCTTCTGGAATCGCGGGGCCGAGGTCTTGTTCCTGCGACCACGAGCGGAGGCCGTCGGGCGAGACTTTCGCGAAGTCCTCTTTCCGAACGTCGAGGCGGGTGTCGACGAGGCGGCGCGATCGGTGGCCGATCACGGCGAGTGGGCCGGCGAGCTCTCCGTCACGGATCGAGTCGGCCGACGATTGATCATCGCCAGTCGCTGGACCATGGTCCGCGACGATCGGGGGGCGCCCAAGTCGGTCCTGATCATCAGCACGGACGTCACCGAGCAGAAGGAGCTCCAGGCGCGCCTCCTCCGCTCGCAGCGGATGGAGAGCATCGGAACCCTCGCTGGGGGGATCGCCCACGACCTGAACAATCTTCTGACACCCCTCCTGATCGCGGTGGACCTGCTCAGGTTGCCCCTGGCCGACGATCGTCGCGATGCGGTGCTCGAAATGCTTCGGTCGAACGTCGAACGAGGCGCCGACCTGGTGAGGCAGGTGCTCACCTTCGCCCGCGGCGTGGAAGGGGAGCGGGTCCCGGTCTCGATCGGCGACCTGATCCGCGACCTCGGCAGGCTGCTCAATTCGACGGTCCCGAAGTCGATAGTCGTGGTCGTCTCGATGCCCGAAGAACCCTGGATCGTGCTGGGCGACGCGACCAAGATCCATCAAGTATTAATGAACCTCTGCGTGAACGCTTCGGACGCGATGGCCGATGGAGGGATTCTCGCGATCGATGCGGAGAACGTGGTCCTGGCCCCCGGGTCTCCGACCAGCCGGACCGACGTCCGTCTCGGCCCTCACGTGGTCGTGCGGGTCGCTGACGACGGATCAGGTATCCCGCCCGAGATACTCGAGAAGATCTTCGACCCGTTTTTCACCACCAAAGAAGTCGGAAAGGGAACAGGCCTGGGGCTCTCCACGTCGGCCGGCATCGTCAAGGCTTTGGGAGGGTTCATGGAGGTCCGTTCCGAAGTCGGCAAGGGGACTCAGTTCACGATCTATCTACCGACCTGCGGGGCTCAGGTATCGCCGCTCGCGGAGTCGACGACGCCATCGTGACCTAGGATTAAGGTTGGAGGGGGCGCATCTCTCGCCCATCACCGGGCGACGCCGCCTGGTTCCCTTCGGCCAAAGTAACCGCCACCGCGAAGCAGCGAGGTTCTGACATGGATTCCGCCTCCGAGGGACCGCCCCGAACGCGCTGCTCTCCACCCGAGGATTGGACCGATGCGCGTGTCCTCATCACCGACGATGAGCCTAACGTCCGGACGGCGTGTCGATTCCTCCTGGAGGCCGACGGGATCGCCTGCGACGAGGCCGTAGACGGGTTGCAGGCCTTGAAGGCCGCCACGACCTGTTCCTACGACGCGGTGATCCTCGACGTCGACATGCCGCGATTGAAGGGGCCGGAGGTCTGCCGCCGTCTGCGCGTCGCCGATCCGTCGTCCCATTTGAAGATCATCATGGTGTCCGGTCGTGCGACGCCCGACGAGATGGCCCTGATGCTCTCCGCCGGCGCCGACGATTACCTCGGCAAGCCGTTCACCGCGATCCAACTTCAGCAGCGGGTGAAGGCCGCCCTGCGTCGCAAGGGACAGCAGGATTGCGCCGATCGCCTTAATTCCGAACTCCAATTGGTCAATCGCGGCCTCGAGCAGGCGGCGGGGGGTCGCGCGAGGAATCTGAACGTCGACGAGGCCCGCGAAACGCTGGTCCGAGGGCTGGCAAAGCTGGCCGAATGTCGCGACCTCGAAACGGGCTCTCACCTCCTCCGCCTACGCCACTACAGCGTCTGCCTGGCCGAAGAACTGGCCGAGACGCCGGGGGTCGGCGACGGCCCGATCGACCAGGCCTTCATCGACCTCCTGGGATGCTGCGCCCCGTTGCACGACATCGGAAAGGTCGGGCTTCCCGACCACATCCTGCGGAATCCGGGCCGGCTCGACCAGGACGAACGGCGCGTTATGGAAACCCACACGCTCATCGGATACGAGGCCCTGAAAAGCTTGCTCGACCGAAGCGGGTTCGCGGTGGATCTCTTGGCGATGGGGATGGACATCGCCCGGCACCATCACGAACGGTTCGACGGCAGCGGGTATCCCGACCGTTTAGCGGCGGGGCAGATCCCGTTGGCCGCACGCGTCGTCGCGATTTGCGACGTGTACGACGCCCTCCGTTCGCGACGGGTGTACAAGGCCGCGATGCCGCACGACGAGGTGGTCCGGGCCATGTCCAACCCGGCCGACGGCAGCTTCGACCCCCACCTCCTCCGCCTCTTCCTGCGCAGCTCCCATCGCTTCGAACGGATCTTCGCCGACTTCGAGAACGACGCAGATTGCTCCGCTGGGGATCTCGGTCGTGGGGGCGGCGATCAGCGAATCGGGGCGGCTTGAGCCGCCGCGAATTCACTATTATAGAATCCACACGTCGGCATAATTAGACATTGCACCAGGGCCGCCCGGCCATGCTTCGGCTTGAGCAGCGATCCGGGCGCGCGCCCTATGGAACTTGCGATCGTCGATGGTCGGGGCCGCCGCCTCGGCGATGGGGGGACTCGACCGCCTCGACGATCGACCGGGCGTCGTATCCCTCGCCGTGGGACGCCGGCAGCCGTCGATCAGCGCGTCGGCCCGGAGGGCCGCCGTCGGCTGGGCGTTGATGAGGGTGAGATCGATGGCCGGCCGCACCGGATCCTCGTACTGAGTCGCGGCCGGGGGCCGGGCCCGTCGAAGCACGGGACTTGAGCCGAGTCCAGGCGCAGTACCAGCGGCCGAGTCGCTCCGTCTTGTCGCGCCGCGGCTCGCCGAGTTTCGCGATCCATCTCGCGGCGTCCACCAGATGGCGACCATCGTCGGGTGCGCCACCACGCGGACCGGAATGCCTGGCAGGACGACCTCGATTCGTTGTAGCTCAGGGTCCGAGGCTCCTCGGCGGCGAACGGCGGGACATCCTTGGTGGCGGTGATCGGCCGACATCAGCACAAATCGTCTATTTGATTTCCGTGATATCAATCGGGATCGCCGAGGAATCCGGATTCGCGGCGAGAAGTATCAGCACGACCGGGGTGGGACATCGTAGAGTACAGCGAGTCGATCGCCAGGGAGGGCGAACGCGTCCGCCGTCCGGCATCGACGCTTGGTCTCCAGGGAAAGAAGGGAGAGGCACCGTGACCGGCCGCTATTCGGTCCAGGTTCGTGGGGTCGTGCAAGGGGTGGGCTTCCGCCCCTTCGTGCACGGGCTCGCCGGTCGACTGGGCCTGACGGGTTCCGTCCGCAACTCCGCGAGCGACGTCTTGATCGACGTCGAGGGAGACGATCGCTCGCTTGGGCGATTCTTCCGCCGGCTTTCGACCGACTCCCCACCACTGTCGCGGATCGACGAGATCC
The DNA window shown above is from Paludisphaera mucosa and carries:
- a CDS encoding HD domain-containing phosphohydrolase codes for the protein MRDAVLPIRPPPAEEGRRPSSVAGPIRGLPPAEPTGAELASRYETAIRATGQVFYFWDAEIDRILKLGPNCEEVLGYRTDELVGGLGCWVGLIHPDDRAGFMARALSIPTTGKPYRHQYRMLHKDGRRLVVRDEGRCIKDGSGKVTQLVGFVTDITDQVRTEELWRERESTLLNFFDGAPACLFVTELLDDDVRILSANPAAIVLMGRPEAEILDHTMGQLGYPRAEIDLWIGRYRECLETGRPATYELAHEAPSGPRSFSATLAPIAGLPSGRPRFGFIGEDVTARKRVEEELRAAARERQQMMDAIPDILYVLDRDGRLASWNLSLERATGWTPEELRGRPAADFFRHDVGARIAEGIALEGLQGRAAVDATLVGRNEATAPYHFVSAPLRDDAGRVVGLAGVGRDIRERLALEAALREQAEAVDTINRLGLALLGEYDPARLAGSICDAAILLSGARSGSFVPLFDDGNDADPTALWPPFHSENAPPQARRRPGPLHPAMCGPEPIRVDDVDADARFRDLAAGLDFLGGPPPASLLVVPVKARSGAVLGEIVLAHDLPSAFGERAERLVCGLAAQAAVALDNARLVESLQRSRDWAESAYDQTIVGWALALDLRDHETEGHSRRVTELTVRLARALGMSDEELVHVRRGALLHDIGKMGVPDRILLKPVPLDEAEWEIMKRHPTYAYEMLRPIAFLGRALDIPYGHHERWDGAGYPRGLRELQIPLAARIFAAVDVYDALTHDRPYREAWPPDRALGHIRSLAGTHLDPQVVAAFPRVVGGRVDPGEPSGRASGDSRPHSRFQTYPAAPASRA
- a CDS encoding transposase, which produces MPDDRLDGRPGPRRAAGARREEGPPRRGPRAPGRSRGGFSKVIAVNRDEDGVVALDVAEGQRNDAPLAEAVLIGARDAVGVVREVLGDKGSDSDAVSDVILDDLDALPVVPNRSNRKEPWPWDDEMREIYKQRNRVGRAFSKAKQFRRFATRYERLKDVYLGVARLVFGFIHVRKLAQSVNTP
- a CDS encoding amidohydrolase family protein, translating into MKQLIAFVALGLALVGRTWAAEGPGPVVVRDCSVLDVAKGMMLPRRTVVLAGGLIRAIGTPEAPVEEPAGASTIEARGKYLIPGLIDAHVHLVQVLASAHVTGDEVLPLFLAAGVTSVRDVGDEVVPETLVARFAAAHPESCPRVFTCSPLIDKDPPFHDYESPAMIFGRALTDPAKVPGFVEDVAAWGVTSLKIYVGTPRPIGRLVIAEGHRRGLKVIGHLGAYSAQDAVADGIDGLEHIWGVWDFIIPPEERSRPDSRSTLDLHNPTAKALIAELARRGTTVDPTLVVFRNMLLLNDRPEVRDHPDNAVAPARLLRFWEEDVKRIGLRPETLLARRGEFAKYRELTGVLHRAGVTLLAGTDAPEPYCPPGRSLHQELELLVESGLPPAAAIRCATLNNAEALGQAHRLGSVEPGKAADLILLDADPLDRIANTRAIAKVFHGGVAVDRAAILKLVPKE
- a CDS encoding PAS domain-containing sensor histidine kinase, translated to MGAPFHDDDVAGAESLLRAMSEIGPPIIDVREALTASLLSGVAGEPMARLTPRNAELRYRTLVEQIPAVTFMASLDGSDNELYVSPQIESMLGFTQQEWLANPVLWYQQLHPDDRDRWQEGFALTCSTGQPFRAEYRFLSRTGAIVWVAGEARVVRDEEGRPLFLHGIAFDITTHKKAEATLVQSHEALEESVRERTAQLVRINDSLRAEMAERARAEAQVREQATLIDEASDAILVHDLEGRILFWNRGAEVLFLRPRAEAVGRDFREVLFPNVEAGVDEAARSVADHGEWAGELSVTDRVGRRLIIASRWTMVRDDRGAPKSVLIISTDVTEQKELQARLLRSQRMESIGTLAGGIAHDLNNLLTPLLIAVDLLRLPLADDRRDAVLEMLRSNVERGADLVRQVLTFARGVEGERVPVSIGDLIRDLGRLLNSTVPKSIVVVVSMPEEPWIVLGDATKIHQVLMNLCVNASDAMADGGILAIDAENVVLAPGSPTSRTDVRLGPHVVVRVADDGSGIPPEILEKIFDPFFTTKEVGKGTGLGLSTSAGIVKALGGFMEVRSEVGKGTQFTIYLPTCGAQVSPLAESTTPS
- a CDS encoding response regulator; the protein is MDSASEGPPRTRCSPPEDWTDARVLITDDEPNVRTACRFLLEADGIACDEAVDGLQALKAATTCSYDAVILDVDMPRLKGPEVCRRLRVADPSSHLKIIMVSGRATPDEMALMLSAGADDYLGKPFTAIQLQQRVKAALRRKGQQDCADRLNSELQLVNRGLEQAAGGRARNLNVDEARETLVRGLAKLAECRDLETGSHLLRLRHYSVCLAEELAETPGVGDGPIDQAFIDLLGCCAPLHDIGKVGLPDHILRNPGRLDQDERRVMETHTLIGYEALKSLLDRSGFAVDLLAMGMDIARHHHERFDGSGYPDRLAAGQIPLAARVVAICDVYDALRSRRVYKAAMPHDEVVRAMSNPADGSFDPHLLRLFLRSSHRFERIFADFENDADCSAGDLGRGGGDQRIGAA